The following is a genomic window from Mya arenaria isolate MELC-2E11 chromosome 4, ASM2691426v1.
TGTAGCAGCAGTGCCTTTTTCCGTTTGTCATCGGTGATGTCAAGGGCGCACAGCAAGTTTTCTAACTTTTGGATCCATTTCTGCCATCTTATTCCTGCCGTATGTTGGCTTTCCCCGGCCGCATTTTGAACAACAAACGGTGGAAACGTTGGCAATTGCGTGGCCATCCTCGTCGCCAATTTAATGTTCTGATTATAAAGCAAATAAGACAATTACTCAGCTCGTGAGTtgatcatgtttatttcttgaaaCCGGAACTAGCATGGCATAATATTATAGCATCGTGAAAATCAGTAAGCATATAATTAAGCAAGGCATCGATTGCGTCCCTTGGATAAACTCTACAGCTAGGGCAATAAATCTTATATCTAAATGTATGTACATTGAGTATGGAATTTAATGgtcaggtaaaaaaaaaagtttgatcgCTTTACAggtaaaaaaggtaaaaataaactacatgtattagaGAAGATGTATATTTGTCCAGTTTTAATTGTAGAACATTTGTTACATTGGAACAATTGCATCTAAGatatttttaaccatttattaacAGTTTTGGATGTTTTTCTGCCTTTATAGACCTTGATTTACaggtacaaaaataaatacatgtacactgaatttcgtttatttttcatgtattcaTACGCACAAAATTGGTCTGTTTAAcagataaatgtttgtaaatgtattaCTATAATAGGTTAATGGTTAATAAACTGTTTATAATACATGAGTGTGTctgttgtgtttatatttatttgttatctgAATGGTTTCCATGGATACCAAGCCCTCAATTTACAGGTATTTTGCACAAACAAACTGAGAAGTCACTTGAGATTATGAAAGTTAGTCATCACTGCTAGAACTTGAACCATCACTCTGTAACAGTCTCTTATAATGCTTATGAGTATGGTAGATTTTAAAACACTCAGGCACACATAAAGCTACATTACATGTATCACACATGTAAATCGACTGTCTCCTCTTGTGTCCAACACGATCCTTTGCCTTAGAGTTACATGCAACACAGTCTATTTGAGGATGTTTGCGTTTGGCGCCCTCTTTACACGGAATGTCACCTCCATGTCTACGATTCTGAAGAACGCTGTATGTCGCCTCATGAATGGTACTTATTACATGTACATCTCTTTTCTCATGAAATTTCATGACTAACATATTACCTTTTCGCCTATAAACAGACTCTCCTGCTTTTAGTTTGATATGCGGAAATGCTCTCGGCATCGTCTTACGATTCACACGTACCGTACCACACATGTAAGTGTCATGGGCATCTAATTTAGCAGCTAGTTCTGGGGAGGTATAATAATTGTCAAGATATATCTTGTGTCCCTTGTCTAGTAGTCCACTTCTAGCTAAAAGTCCAACAACAATTTTTGTTGTTTGACATGCATCTTGGTCGCATCCTACCAATTCTGAGTAAAATGCACAACCTGGTGTTCCATCATAGATATCAAAACTCACGATTTAACCACTTGCACTTTCACAACACTGATAAATTTTGATACCAAATTTGTTGGGTTTAGCAGGATTATATACCCTAAAGATAATTTTGCCTTTAAATGGGCATGTGCCCTCGTCAAAGGCCAAGTTCTCTTCTGGTTCATATTTGAGAAAATTGTTGCGCATCATCGCGATAAATGGTCGGAGTTTGTACAAGCGGTCATTTTCATGGTTCACATTGTCCACAAAGTGTAAATTGCTAAGTATTATTAGAAATCTATCTCTAGACATGGTTTTACTGAAGAAAGGGGTTTCATCATAGGTCTCCATTTGTGAAATAATCAGAAATGTCGGGTTTTCGAACCAACCCCATTGCTATCgtcaatgcaataaaaaattTCAATTCATCCACCGTCACAGGAGTCCACTTTTGTAACCGTGAGTATGGCGGTAGTGGGTTTTCTCTCTGAATCCTTTGTTCGGCATATTGGTTGGTCTCCTCTGGGTTGGTCTCCTCTGCTATCACCTCCCAAAAGGTTTCATCAAAAAGCAAGCCGAAACAATCAATTTCACTTTGGTCATCTGGTATGTCACCCATCAACCCTGGGCTCCCtgaaaaatagtgtttttgtttttttaccaaaacataGAGTTAGATTGACCTTAGAATGGAAGGGAATAGCactaacatatataacaatatatcaaaattatctCCAGTACCCTTTGATAATTTTGACAGCTGTGAACATTTTTATGGAAAACAAAATGtcagaacaaaaaaacaactttttatgAAGTcccatttgacataattttgtgACGATTTTCATACATTTCCTGAACATTCTTGtgcattttacaataaaaaatatgtaactcTAACATAATAATTCAATGTCTGAATTCTCACGGTGCAATTTACCGGTAAACGGAGCGAGGAGAGGTGGCGAATCTTCATTCGCCCATCCGAAAACGACATCTTCCTGTTTTTCACAATTTGTTCGACTTTGTCTCATGGCAAAAGTAGGTCGATTTGGAGCATCAGGAGGAATATCATTGATGTCCCAGCCCTCAAATTCACTCTCGTCACTATCGGAAGACAAATTAGGTTCATATGTATTAAATGCATTGAGAATTTGGTCCTCATTCGTGTCGCTGTCATAATCATATTCCCAGTCGGAAGCCATTTTGGATTTGTCTCGGGACACTTGCGATTTCTCGTTGGAAAAATTAGGAAATCCCGAcctaaatttaataataattatgacgTATGCCTATTTTTATATACTGTTCTATACCTGTCATTCAATGAAATTGAACCTTTATGCATACGTCATGGAATCCCACTATTGTCGTAGCTATTCATTGGTCTGTcggaaaaatgtcaatataCGCGAATAACAATGGTGCCTAGCAACCGCGTCTATATACGCGAATAGCATGCGAAGGGTTAACATTTGACCATCCAGCTCTCTGTAGAATGTCTTTCATGGGCACTGAATTTCCCTTAGCTTTTGATGTCGCAGCTGAGCGGATACTGTGTGATCTGTATTTCTGTATGTCTATACCTGATCGCGACATTACTGTTTTTATCTATCGTGATTTAGTATCCCGGGTAACATGTTTATATGGTTTGACATAGCTGATTAACAACATATTATTATCTGACACAATAGAATTACGCACATGCTTTGTGCGTGacaaatattcttttaacaCTGTATATATACAAAGCTTCCTATCTAAAGGCCTTAAAGCATAGACTTGCTACTTGGCAATTAGGTCTATTTTGCTTTAAAGAATATGATAACTCTAAAACAAATTCTGATTTTAACTTTTTGTAACTACTGAAACTAATAAATTATTGTGTCTGGACTCATGCTGCTTGAGTTAAGGCCATAAGCATAGTCAATTTTGAAGTCAAATCCTTAAGAGAAAGGTGACGTACTGGTGATAATGTTCGCAAATAACACAATACATGATTTACTTCCCAAATTACAGTGTAACGAGGTTTTGGTGGTTTTAACACAAATATTCCTTTCAGATATCTTATAACTAAAGTATGGCTCCCAACTTTGAATCCATCAATATGTAAACCAAGTGAAGAGAGTGCACTTCTAGCAGTATTCAAGCTGTCATAAgctaattcattttgaaattgatgtGTAAAATATTCCATCACTTCTTCCAAAGTTGGAGAAAATGAAGAGGTTTTCCTTTCAGTACAGTATGAAAACCATCTGTTGATgaatatgttgtattgttttttagtTCCTTGTTTCCAGGAGGACATAAGAATACTTGTAGTTTGTTCCGAAAAAGCTTGTTTTCTGAAGTTATTCCGGACACTTTGCATGCCATTATTTTCATTCTGTCCATCCGaggataactctattttagcttattacagagttactgccctttgttactttttcttgtgataaaacttcatacagtgatagatcataatgagagggagtagtgtacaggaactgcaattctatttcaggtTATTACATAGttagtgccctttgttactttttcttgtccagagcatatcttgaaaactattagatggaatttaataaaacttcatacagtgatagatcataatgagaggaagtgaagtgcataagaaccataactctatttcagcttattacagagttactgccctttgttacttttttcttgtccggagcataacttaaaaacttttggatgggatttaataaaacttcatacagtgatagatcataataagAGGGTCAGTACAGTGTACAgaaaccgcaattctatttcagctaatttcagagttactgccctttgttactttttcttgtccagagcataacttgtttaaaaaatgcatattttgctTCATTTGTCCATAACCATGAATCTTGCTTTTTCAGCTCTCTAAGCGGTGAACTGAGCTCATTCAAGTTTGGAATGAACTTTGCTACGTAGGCCAACATACCAAGAACTGTTTCAAGCTCTG
Proteins encoded in this region:
- the LOC128230591 gene encoding piggyBac transposable element-derived protein 4-like, translating into MASDWEYDYDSDTNEDQILNAFNTYEPNLSSDSDESEFEGWDINDIPPDAPNRPTFAMRQSRTNCEKQEDVVFGWANEDSPPLLAPFTGSPGLMGDIPDDQSEIDCFGLLFDETFWEVIAEETNPEETNQYAEQRIQRENPLPPYSRLQKWTPVTVDELKFFIALTIAMGLVRKPDISDYFTNGDL